The Lathyrus oleraceus cultivar Zhongwan6 chromosome 5, CAAS_Psat_ZW6_1.0, whole genome shotgun sequence genome includes the window GAAGCATTTAAAGAAGCATTATGGCTTGAAGGGTTTGTTAAGGAACTGAAAATTCAAGGCCGAGTTATCACTATTAAATATGATAGTCAAAGTGTCATACATATATTGAAGAATTTAGCCTATCACGAGAGGACCAAACACATCAATGTTAGGCTGTATTTTGTCAAAGAGAAAGTCGAGAAAAGAGAAGTGAAAATGCTAAAGATTACGATTTATCAGAATGTTGCAGATATGATCACTAATTCATTGACAAGTAGCAAGTTCTTCTAGTGTATGCAGCTGATAAAGCTGCATGATGAAAATTAGTTTGTTCCATTGATATTGTAAAGTTAATTTGCTCCAAGGTGAAGATTTGTGGTATTTTGGATCGAACTTTAGTCTCGACAGGAATAACCTCATGTTTCGATAGAGTTGTGCATGTTGTATTCAAAGTCTGTTCAATCATGTAGTTTTCTAAGTTAACTTGTTGATAATGTTAGATTAGTGCTTAAGTTAGCTTAGTGTTTAAGTTAACTTAATAGTCTATAAATAGGTTGCTCTCTCAAGTTGtggagggggggggggggggggggtattaAGCGTTGGTTGTTGTGATTCACTTGTAACCATTTGCATTAATAGGAAAAGTGAATAGAAAATTTGTTTTAACCAATTCTTGTTCTTCTTCTTCCCTACTCTCTCTGTTTCGTAAAACTAAAAAAGTTTTTTGTgtttgttcaagaaactcaatctttCTCATAGTGTTCATTCGTTATTGCTGAGACGTTTGTCTCAACAAAATTTAAATTCTAAACATAGTCATCACCCACACAAAAAACAGTACAAAATACAAATTCAATTAAATTTTGAGCAAAGTCTAATTACAaccaatgttttaaaaatcgaATCGAATAGACGATTCAACTAGTTGGATTAAGAATCAGAGCTGAATCCGATCCGGTAAAACTTTTAAAACCGCTAGTGGGTCAAAACTGGAAAAACCGGATTGAACCATTCAAAACCGTTTGAACCAAAGAATCGGAGTTGGTTTTGTAAAACCGTCAGGTTCAAATAAACGCATCAAATTGgtccttatatatatatatatatatatatatatatatatatatatatatatatatatatatatatatatatatatatatatatatatatatatatatatatatatatatatatatatatatatatatatatatatatatatatatatatatatatatatatatatatatatattattgaCAAAGTTTAACATAtcaatataaaaaattaaaacattcctcaatcacaaaaaaaaaatcctTATTTTTCTCAACCATATAAGCTTCTAAGTTCTATCACTCTGATATAGGCTTATTTTAACCACACTCCATCATCATCACATTGTCTCTTTCAAACACAGTCACACTGTCCAATTCAATATTGATTTTCGTTCAAGTCAATATTGTTTGTCGTTGTCAATTATGAGTTGTTGATCGCTGTTCAACTCGAATTTGCTTATTATTGTTCAATGTAATTAtatcttatttaatttaggtattcttaattatttttattttattttagttattatgttccattatttttgtttttctcTAAATTAGCTTAACTTATTTTATTATAATTCTTTAATTTTTTCAAATTATTCTTAAATAAATATTGAAATTAAGTATATAATTATGTTGTATTATTATATGTACTATTGATATTATTGTATTAAATTTGTAATAAGTTTTGAAAATATTaaagaaatatttattttattaaattgtgAATATATGATTGTGTGTGACATATCTATGAAATTTAGTTTTAGaatattagtttatttaataaatgATTGGACCGTAAATTTAACCAATTGAACCATTAAATCTTAAACCGAGTATTTCACATATTcgatttttaaaatattaattactatttaataataaaatatttgtAATATCTAATAAATTTAATTCTAAGAAAGATAAGTTGCTCCAAATAAGTTTTAAACaaaattttcttattattatttttaattatcaaaacgatattttcaaaaaaataaacTTTGATCCGTAGATTTTTCAAAACTCCCGACAATATGTTTTTATCAGTTTTGATCGGTTTTAATCAATTTTTACTCATTCAATAGTATATATTGTCCAACAAATAATTAAACCTGACCGATGACTCTTCCGATTTTCAATTTAATCGATTTGACCAACCAATTGAATCCAATTTTTAATACAATGTTCAATATGAACCATTATTTTTAACTCGTCTTTTTGTGAATCacatttttctttttcaatatATTTGGCCTTATTTAAAGAAAAAACACATTGGCGGTGATGAAGTGAATGTTTGTGGATTTGCATAAATAAGTCAATATACATATTTTACTAAATTTTATTGATTTATTTAACTTGAAGTTCTTTTACCCCATTCTAAACCAAAcctattttatttattttttcaaattaaaaaagTAAACAAATCCAAATCCCGCataaaaacaaacataaatctaAATCCAGCAAATTTCCAACTGAAAAACAGATTCGGCGCCATGAAAATCTAGAAGTCTGTTACTTTGCTATAAAACAAGAAGCTCAATTTGATAACAATACTGAACTTCACAAACAAAGATGATGGAGACTCGTGCCTCAAAGAAGAGATCTAACACCAAACAAAACCTACAACTCGTTGTTCCCAAACGCCAGAGGGTAGTTTTCTCTAAACTCCCCGATCTCAATCTTCGTGTTTATCAAACTAGACAAAAACTCCAATCTCAGATAAACCCTAACCTTaaaaaatcaacaacaacaacaacaaaaaccctTCCTTTCCTTAATAATTCCAATTTGGATAAACCTGTTTATAACAAAACTAATGCTGAATGTGATCACCAACAGATCATTGAACCTTATGTATCCGACATTGATGATTATCATCGAACATTCGAGGTAATACTAATACATCTTTATTTCATTCAAATTCACACTGTCATGGTATTTCAATTCTCACATTGCTTAATTTATCGGTTGCAGAAAAAGGGAAGACCAACGGTTGGCTACATTGAGAATGTTCAGAGTGAGGTTACTATAAACATGAGGGGAACATTGGTGGATTGGTTAATGAAGGTTGCAGACAAGTTCAAGCTTCTTCCTGAAACCCTCCATCTATGCATCTCCTACATTGACAGATTCTTATCCCTGAAATCCGTTACCGAAACAAATCTTCGGCTGCTTGGTGTTTCGTCTATGCTCATTGCATCGTAAGACTTAAAGAACTGTTTTAGTTTAGTTATTTAACAATGTTGCCAAGTTGTTTTCTTAAGCATCACACAATTTTCAACTCGTTTTTAATATGCAGTAAGTACGAAGAAATCGCATCGCCAAAGGCAGTGGCTTTCTGCAAAATTGCTGATAACACTTATGAACTTTCGGAGGTGAATATCCTTTTCTTTTCAATGATCTCGAACTAGATTTTGTTGTTTGAGTTAGTTTTTGTATTATATTTCGGTGTCGTTTTGTTTCTCTTTCTCATGTATGTTGCTGTTTCTTTAGGTTTTAAAGATGGAAGCTGAGATACTCAAGTCACTGAATTATGAAATGGGAAATCCTAATGTTACCACATTTCTAAAGTAAGCACATTTTTTTTTATTGTAACAATTTGAAGATCTAAAACTTATTGAAATAAAGTTAATTGGACTGATTATGTTTGTTTGTATTTGTTTTGTTTCATAATCCTATCAGGAGGTTTGTTGGGCTTGCTTATGGGAATCAAAAGGTAAGTTGAACTATTTTTTTTCCTTAGTTAGTGATGTCAAAAGCTTTTACTGTGTTTACTAATTGTTATTTGTTTGTTTTAAATTGCAGAATTCGAATTTGCAGTTTGAATATCTGTGCGACTATCTTGCTGATCTAAGCTTGTTGGAGTATGAGTCTATAAGATTCTTGCCTTCGGTTGTGGCTGCATCGGTTATATTTCTCGCTAGATTTATAATCCAACCAGAAGTACATTGTTGGGTAAATTGCTTATGTTGGGGTCTTTAATCAATTTGATTCATTACAAAACTTAAGTTTTCGATGTACTTAATGTCAATTATCTGATGCAGACGCCATCTCTGTGTGAATGCTTGGGTTACAAGTCATCTGAGTTGAAGGAATGTGTTGTTATTTTACATGACTTGTATTTCTCTAGAAGGGCAGCATCCTTGAAAATTCTTCGCAACAAATACAATCGGAAAAAGGTGATTGattattttgattttttgatGTTTTCTTCTGTCATAGCTAACTGTCATAGTTAACTCTTGTTATTGCAAGTTGATTGACTTGAAATCATTGTTTGTAACAGTTCAAATCTGTGGCCAATTTGCCTTCTCCGCTAGAGGTGCCAACTCATTACTTCGAAGAAGCATGATAACGTGTGAATTTAAAGGACTTTTTGAGGCTTCACAATAAATTTTGAGGGCTGAAACTATTTGGAGATGGCTACTTTATGATAGTTCAAGTTGTCACTTGTTAATACAACCTACCATTGATAAACTAATTCATATGTTTTTGTTACTTACAGAATAGGACATACTACATTAGTTAGTGAAACTTTTAGTGTTTAACTATTTAGGATTTGTTTGTTGAAAGTATAATTACATCAAATGTAAACAAGTGCAAGAGAATGTTACACTGCATTGTTATTATTTTTACAATGAGGAATGCAAGACTTTGCCTCTGTAGTTCAACAACTATCTTTATCTTAATTTGTACCTTTCTGTTGTTACCTCTTCATGTTCCTCTTAATTATTCTTGCTATCTTTAATGTCTCTTAATGTTTAGTCATCTTTTTCTTCCTCTCCCCTCTATTCTTGTTTATTAGAGATATGTGAAAAGGAGAGGAAAAATATACTAGAGCACCAACATTGCTATTATTAGCAATTTAGAAAATGAATGATAGTTTTATTGTGTTGTTCAATTAGGATCACTATACAATGTAGTTATTAGCTAGTAGCTAGCATCACAAGCTATGATGCATACTTATGGGGGTATTAGTAAAAAATAAGAATTTTCTACATAAAAAGTATGATCAGAGAATAAAATTGATAGGTTCATAACCGAATATATAAAAATGCATGAATATATTACATTGGTATTTGAAAAAATCacaaattttatttaaaattaaataatgaagaaaaaaaaatacTATGTGTATAGTTCGAACGTGTACCCGATCCTGGTGTTTGGCCCTTTTAGagttttttttacaaaaataacccagtttttcaaggaaattcccaaaatacccccggtttcaaaaaaaatccccaaataccccacttttaggaggactctccaattgaattggcgactcctcttcaaacttgaatggaggcgccaattggattggctagggcaggtgccctagccaatccaattggcacctatgtgtaggttttaagaggagtcgccaattcaattggcgactcctcctaaaagccttcaaatgacaaaacctccaacataaaagttgtaggtcttttcaaggcactcaatttggacctaaattttgcatcatttggattttttatgaagaagttatggacacttgaagttggactttttcacatttcaatgcatttggtctaaagtgacctataatgttttgcattatcacatgtatttcttttgagattttgaaaaatttctcaacataacatttgaagtagacatcttaatatttataatatatttagtctcacctcaaaatcatgaaaaataaaggagttatgtccttgggaagttgacccaaaattagggtttcagtcaaaatgacctataatgttttggaatggatgatgaccttcaaagcttcaaatcaatttttgatgaacatgaaagttgttcatatggcgactcctcttaaaacttgaatggaggcgccaatccaattggcgcctatgtgtaggttttaagaggagtcgtcaattcaattggagactcctcctaaaatgccttttttgtcttataaatagatgcgttgtgtgaccaattgttccatagctcatataatcatttggctatcatgtttggtgtttgtcgccgatacggtaaggtgatttatgcgagagaaaaacctcaaatgctgatgctgttttggaacatcaccacgttcgatcaactgaagagggagctggttcgatggttagatgggaaaataccagaaggggaaaaatcagaagtattgagagacttgacactatctttggttgggtgcgaatgaagactgataaggatgctagggaaatgatgttcgaTCGAGATAATATCAAtttgattattgtaatcagttagaaatatttatgtttttagatgttttgtactgatgtttgttgtgaaaCTCGTTGTAATAggaacttaatgatatataatgattgaatgttacagaaatacaatgttacaaaaagcttaagacctagatgatgctcctcgattgggacagttgtttttgttgtgtcctggttgacgacagatactacataatcttatcattttataTGTGGAATCCATCTatgttctgatacgtgtgctgtttggccttcctttcttctttctacgcatctcgtcattgtgccaaacaatatctccttcatatggaggccaataatcctccattggtagtactgagaagctttgagtatatacattcatgatggtgttggccttgtacacatcagataaatggttgtaagcgtcttgacgagtataagcgcatgttgcaatgacatgggagcaaggtatgcggaaggcctggaattttccacaatcgcaccaacttctgtttagtctaacagcgtaggctaaatttggtttcccctcgttgttgcccattgtttcctggacgctgaaattttgtctatgacggccaaagactgttacagcgtgttGTTAGCTGGGGATTTCGATAGATAGTTAAAAGGTCTTTGGAAATATTAAGTTTTGGGAGTAAGCAAGAAATGATTGTAGCGAAGCTATTTTAATTCTCTTCGTGGTTAAGCAATTATGTATTGTTGAAGCCTGGAACTTAGAAGATTTTTGGGTTATCATAAAGTTTTCTTCGACATAGATGTTTACAGAGTCGAGACTTCGCGGAAGTATTTGAAATTTAAACAGAGTCGTTTCGTCGGATCAACACGTGGAAACATCTAAGATATGCAACGCTTGGGAACGGCGAACGTGGCAGTCATACATGTAAAGGCCGTTAGGGTCGAATTACTATAAACAGGGATCTTAGTTTTAGATTCAAGGGGTGTTCAAACAAATAtacaaaaattcacaaaatacACTCGAAGTACCGGAGCGAGAGAAAAGATATTTACGCTGAAAATttatgtatgaagaacaccataagTTTCGTTCATGTTATATTTTTCATACCAATTGTTTAAATCAAAGTATTTTTACTGCCTTTATCTGTCGAATTGCCCTTACTTTTCAGTAGTTTATCATTACTTTTCATTTTTGCATTTACATTCCGCCAACATCTTCATTTCCAGTACTTTCTTAAAACATAGAGCATTTATTCTGAGTCATTTATCTTTGCCTTTCCTAAGCCTTCTTAGTATCTTTAAACCTTTTAATACCTAGTTATCATTATTTACTTTGTTCATAAAGACATAAGTTTCACTTAGAATTGCTGTCTAAACACTTTTGTCATTCACAAATTAGAAACAAACGTAACTATGAGTCAAATCACAGTAATAACAATTCTTaagacacatgtcctaggatcaatctagtcgatcctgtgagttaccaaaaatatacaaatttggaagactagcggttgtttatcagaaatcaccggtaaacaaattggcacgcccagtgggacggTGTCAAAAGGATTGTTGAT containing:
- the LOC127084942 gene encoding putative cyclin-A3-1 gives rise to the protein MMETRASKKRSNTKQNLQLVVPKRQRVVFSKLPDLNLRVYQTRQKLQSQINPNLKKSTTTTTKTLPFLNNSNLDKPVYNKTNAECDHQQIIEPYVSDIDDYHRTFEKKGRPTVGYIENVQSEVTINMRGTLVDWLMKVADKFKLLPETLHLCISYIDRFLSLKSVTETNLRLLGVSSMLIASKYEEIASPKAVAFCKIADNTYELSEVLKMEAEILKSLNYEMGNPNVTTFLKRFVGLAYGNQKNSNLQFEYLCDYLADLSLLEYESIRFLPSVVAASVIFLARFIIQPEVHCWTPSLCECLGYKSSELKECVVILHDLYFSRRAASLKILRNKYNRKKFKSVANLPSPLEVPTHYFEEA